In Candidatus Thorarchaeota archaeon, the following are encoded in one genomic region:
- a CDS encoding ECF transporter S component: MNASASAPLTTSELVTLALLSSLGGALSAFVGYLGNLVNLALGVPFGAGQFVAGLHVFWIVLIRLLIPRSGAASLGGLVKGVVELFAGSTHGVVIVLISFVQGIVVDIGVIGTSLNTLWSVSTRVKSWLVAGFSAASNVVIFQALYFSNVPLMYIVVISVLAFCSGVIFGGYFAWETLDFLTELHLPLRHATTSSALQSTTDHFISKKSLPALAFVIFLISGSLYYSVAVARTFTDPFSCDVVGLVDNPFIYRPSDFIGEETTIEATLIGSYTHLPTANYTGVPVHVILSRAGPQRDATCLRVQARDGYSALFALSSVMIDNRLILSSAGDGLWLIAGDYEGQYWVRQVVLIEVC, translated from the coding sequence TTGAACGCTTCCGCCTCTGCGCCCCTTACTACAAGCGAGTTGGTCACACTTGCGCTTCTGAGTTCGCTTGGTGGAGCTCTCAGTGCCTTCGTTGGTTATCTCGGCAATCTTGTGAACTTGGCCCTCGGTGTTCCATTTGGAGCTGGTCAGTTTGTGGCCGGACTCCATGTGTTCTGGATTGTACTGATTCGCCTGTTAATACCACGCAGTGGTGCAGCTTCACTAGGCGGCCTTGTAAAGGGTGTTGTTGAGCTCTTCGCAGGCAGTACTCACGGCGTTGTGATAGTGCTGATCTCATTCGTACAGGGAATCGTGGTTGACATCGGTGTAATCGGCACCAGTCTGAATACCCTCTGGTCGGTCTCAACAAGAGTCAAGTCGTGGCTGGTGGCAGGGTTTTCAGCCGCGTCCAATGTAGTAATCTTCCAAGCCCTATACTTCTCCAATGTGCCGCTCATGTACATTGTGGTCATCTCAGTATTGGCCTTTTGTTCAGGGGTCATATTCGGAGGCTACTTTGCCTGGGAAACCTTGGACTTTCTCACAGAACTACATCTTCCCCTGCGGCATGCCACGACTAGTAGTGCGCTTCAGAGCACGACTGACCATTTCATCTCAAAGAAGAGTCTGCCAGCATTAGCGTTCGTCATTTTCCTGATTTCAGGTTCGCTGTACTATTCTGTTGCAGTGGCAAGGACGTTCACGGATCCGTTCTCTTGTGACGTGGTTGGCCTTGTGGACAATCCATTCATCTATAGACCATCTGACTTCATTGGCGAAGAGACTACCATTGAGGCCACACTCATCGGGTCCTACACACACCTCCCCACAGCCAACTACACTGGCGTACCTGTCCATGTGATACTGTCTAGAGCTGGTCCTCAACGGGACGCGACTTGTCTCAGGGTGCAAGCGCGGGACGGGTACAGCGCGCTCTTTGCTCTCAGTTCGGTGATGATTGATAATAGGCTCATACTCTCCTCAGCCGGAGATGGCCTGTGGCTGATTGCGGGAGACTATGAGGGTCAATACTGGGTTCGCCAGGTTGTATTAATCGAGGTCTGTTAG
- a CDS encoding metallophosphoesterase — translation MNRRDVTLALVVIVLTTTVGIMVAVPRIRLSHPEVSVTGGHLLAIYPCSATIRALGAHVSVTLEWADTNGLGVFDLRITNVDTRRVQYESLAQLTVLRTEANSETIRISTPLSKASVSILMSSSSKETLNMFVFGDSQGYQGGLEEIVRSANIYSPDFIFHCGDLTPFGQPNQYEAALSVLNQSRVPFFSTIGNHDVRLGGGLTYRHVLGPATYSFDFGHVHFSVFNSSGPDVEESEIEWLEADLENASDATWRIVFTHTPVFDPRTNGEHALPEETARRLMRLFESHGVDAVFSGHIHLFSSVAVNGVLYVVTGGAGAGLYASEQEGGFYHYVNVTIAPSGMTVEPILLDEPAMDRETLVIRSSDDCVVLTVADLSSMQSVEGQSAFQNQYGVWGGAGVYRGVRVSDLVALVGGMALNGHLMIIAHDGFAQAYCYSNVYPDSSWLLIQGEMILAYAYNHTAVPLWSEGPRVVMIPPDGEYSNDDCMLTSAPGTGWFEYPSAGSRWVRYVNAIEVLSD, via the coding sequence TTGAATCGCAGAGATGTGACCTTGGCCCTAGTCGTCATTGTTCTCACAACCACAGTTGGAATCATGGTGGCGGTTCCACGAATCAGACTGAGCCATCCCGAAGTGTCCGTGACTGGCGGCCATCTCTTGGCCATCTACCCATGTTCTGCCACCATCAGGGCACTGGGCGCACATGTGTCTGTCACACTTGAGTGGGCTGACACCAACGGCCTGGGAGTATTCGACCTCAGAATCACCAATGTGGATACTCGTAGGGTGCAGTACGAATCGCTGGCGCAACTTACTGTTCTCCGCACCGAGGCAAACTCCGAAACCATTCGCATAAGCACTCCTCTAAGTAAGGCGAGCGTTTCCATACTGATGTCATCCTCTTCGAAGGAAACGCTTAACATGTTCGTGTTCGGAGACTCCCAAGGATATCAAGGTGGGTTGGAGGAGATAGTCCGTTCAGCGAACATCTACAGTCCTGACTTCATCTTTCATTGCGGAGACCTTACACCCTTCGGCCAGCCGAATCAATACGAAGCGGCTCTGTCAGTTCTCAACCAATCTAGGGTCCCGTTTTTCAGCACGATAGGCAACCACGATGTCCGACTTGGTGGAGGTCTCACATATAGACATGTACTGGGACCAGCGACCTATTCGTTCGACTTTGGACATGTCCACTTCTCTGTCTTCAACTCATCTGGCCCGGATGTGGAGGAGAGCGAGATTGAGTGGCTGGAGGCGGACCTAGAGAACGCTTCAGATGCGACTTGGAGGATTGTGTTCACTCACACTCCCGTTTTCGACCCTCGGACGAATGGGGAACATGCGCTTCCAGAGGAGACCGCACGTCGTCTGATGCGGCTCTTCGAATCACACGGAGTCGACGCTGTCTTCTCAGGACATATCCATCTCTTTAGCTCAGTCGCCGTGAACGGTGTCCTGTATGTCGTGACGGGAGGCGCAGGGGCCGGATTGTATGCCTCAGAACAGGAAGGTGGCTTCTACCACTATGTGAACGTCACCATTGCCCCGTCGGGAATGACTGTCGAACCTATTCTGCTAGATGAACCCGCAATGGATCGCGAGACCCTCGTGATTAGAAGCAGTGATGATTGCGTTGTGCTCACAGTCGCTGACCTGTCGTCAATGCAATCAGTGGAGGGACAATCAGCATTTCAGAACCAGTACGGAGTATGGGGCGGCGCAGGTGTCTACAGAGGCGTGCGAGTTTCAGACCTCGTTGCATTGGTTGGCGGAATGGCATTGAACGGGCATCTGATGATTATCGCCCATGATGGCTTCGCTCAGGCCTACTGTTATAGTAACGTCTATCCAGACTCCAGCTGGCTCCTTATTCAGGGCGAAATGATTCTGGCCTACGCCTACAATCACACCGCAGTGCCATTGTGGAGTGAAGGACCAAGAGTGGTGATGATTCCCCCCGACGGAGAGTACAGTAACGACGATTGTATGTTGACATCTGCTCCGGGGACCGGCTGGTTCGAGTATCCGTCCGCTGGCTCTAGATGGGTCCGGTATGTGAATGCTATCGAGGTGCTTTCAGATTGA